Proteins from a genomic interval of Clostridium scatologenes:
- a CDS encoding glycerol-3-phosphate responsive antiterminator, giving the protein MKLKERLIANPIIVAIRNDHDLDKALLSKASIVFVLYGDILTISKICSRLKEKNKMVFVHVDLIEGLRGDSAGIRYIKENVNPQGIISTKTSNIKYGNQLGLYTILRVFIMDSLSIKTGIKNIHENKPNAVEVMPGVASKIISVIQQETNSCIIAGGLIKTKKDVIESLSAGAVAISTTASQLWNL; this is encoded by the coding sequence ATGAAATTAAAAGAAAGATTAATAGCAAATCCAATAATAGTAGCAATAAGAAATGATCATGATTTAGACAAGGCTTTATTAAGCAAGGCTTCCATTGTATTTGTATTATATGGAGACATTTTAACTATATCTAAAATATGTTCTAGATTGAAAGAAAAAAATAAAATGGTTTTTGTACATGTAGATTTAATTGAAGGGCTTAGAGGAGATTCTGCGGGTATAAGATATATAAAAGAGAATGTGAATCCTCAAGGTATTATAAGTACAAAAACGTCAAATATAAAATATGGCAACCAACTAGGCTTATATACAATATTGAGAGTATTTATAATGGACTCACTTTCAATAAAAACAGGTATAAAAAATATTCATGAGAATAAGCCAAATGCAGTAGAGGTTATGCCTGGGGTTGCAAGTAAAATAATAAGTGTTATACAACAAGAAACCAATAGTTGTATAATAGCAGGCGGACTTATAAAAACTAAAAAAGATGTTATAGAATCATTATCTGCAGGTGCGGTAGCTATATCAACTACTGCATCTCAGTTATGGAATTTATGA
- a CDS encoding helix-turn-helix transcriptional regulator, with amino-acid sequence MSTEHAILGLLNQRPMHGYEIKKEFEKSVSFIWSINIGQLYTLLKKMEKENEIVKKAVPQENKPDKLVYKIQDKGRSKLHKWLSEPVIMRQTKDEFYLKMMFLTQTKKEDARKYIDEQIDIIEKQLNEFNKTKNANKDSRNKFMDVLLEASIMHFQVDIQWLNLYKERMEL; translated from the coding sequence ATGTCAACAGAACATGCTATTTTAGGTTTACTCAATCAAAGGCCCATGCATGGTTATGAGATTAAAAAGGAATTTGAAAAGTCAGTAAGTTTCATTTGGTCTATCAATATCGGTCAACTTTATACTCTATTAAAAAAAATGGAAAAAGAAAATGAAATAGTAAAAAAGGCAGTACCACAAGAAAATAAACCAGATAAACTTGTTTATAAGATTCAAGACAAGGGTAGAAGTAAGCTCCACAAGTGGTTATCGGAACCAGTTATAATGAGACAAACTAAAGATGAATTTTATTTAAAAATGATGTTTCTTACACAGACCAAAAAGGAAGATGCAAGAAAATATATAGATGAACAAATAGATATTATAGAAAAACAACTAAATGAATTTAATAAGACAAAAAATGCTAATAAGGATAGTAGAAACAAATTCATGGATGTGCTTTTAGAAGCCTCAATTATGCATTTTCAAGTAGATATTCAATGGTTAAATCTTTATAAAGAAAGGATGGAACTGTAA
- a CDS encoding DNA gyrase/topoisomerase IV subunit B yields the protein MEQREEKVQVYDVTTLTSLEKLEPVRVRPGMYIGSTGSKGLHHCIWEILDNSIDEISNGFGDKAIVILNKDKSVTIIDNGRGIPTGIHPVKKKSGVEMVFTELHTGGKFNNDVYKTSGGLHGVGAAVVNALSKWVVVEIKQNGHIYTQRFEYAYDKSLKREMPGTPVTALKVVGNTKETGTKVTFLPDKDVFSNTEFKFDVIDERLQELAFQNKGITLKIIDKREDEVVEKEYHSERGLLDFIEYLNESKTALHSPPILFEGEREVNGISMYSEVCVQFTDSTTEYIASYVNNIPTTESGTHESGFKAGMTRAFKEWTKKLNLLKEKDKEFEGDDLREGMTAIVRIKITNPIFEGQTKTKLGNTEAYTMMNDLAYTKFSEWIEDNKDTASSIINNAIDAAARREKIKKINEAEKKKIGKGTAPLAGKIAVCTLKDSSFCEFIVVEGDSAGGSAKQARDRRFQTIMPSKGKIMNTEKQKLENVLGSEELKIFNTAIGTGVLQNYREEDLKYNKIIIMSDADVDGYHIRTLWMTYIYRYMRQIISNGHLYIALPPLYKVYKQNKNKEIVRYAYSDEELEKEKKQVGKGALIQRYKGLGEMNPDQLWETTLNPETRTLQQITIEDAAKAEKMVSLLMGDVVAPRKNYMYKYAVFND from the coding sequence ATGGAACAGAGAGAGGAAAAAGTACAGGTTTATGATGTCACTACATTGACTTCTCTAGAAAAATTAGAACCAGTTAGGGTAAGACCTGGTATGTATATAGGTTCTACGGGAAGTAAAGGACTTCATCATTGTATATGGGAAATTTTAGATAATTCTATAGATGAAATATCCAATGGCTTTGGAGACAAGGCTATAGTAATTTTAAATAAAGATAAAAGTGTAACTATTATAGATAATGGTAGAGGAATACCTACTGGAATACATCCGGTGAAGAAAAAGTCTGGTGTAGAAATGGTATTTACGGAACTTCATACAGGTGGTAAGTTTAATAATGATGTTTATAAAACTTCAGGTGGACTTCATGGTGTTGGTGCTGCAGTAGTTAATGCACTTTCAAAGTGGGTAGTAGTTGAGATAAAGCAAAATGGACACATATATACCCAAAGGTTTGAATATGCCTATGATAAGTCTTTAAAAAGAGAGATGCCAGGTACTCCAGTGACTGCACTAAAGGTAGTAGGCAATACAAAAGAAACTGGAACAAAGGTGACATTTTTACCAGATAAGGATGTATTTTCTAATACGGAATTTAAGTTTGATGTAATAGATGAAAGGCTTCAAGAATTGGCTTTTCAAAATAAAGGCATAACATTAAAAATTATTGATAAAAGAGAAGATGAAGTGGTAGAAAAGGAATACCATTCAGAAAGAGGTCTTTTAGATTTTATAGAATATTTAAATGAGAGTAAAACAGCGCTGCATAGCCCACCAATACTTTTCGAAGGAGAAAGAGAAGTAAATGGTATTAGCATGTACAGCGAAGTTTGTGTTCAATTTACAGATTCTACAACAGAGTATATAGCAAGTTATGTAAATAATATTCCAACTACAGAATCAGGAACCCATGAAAGTGGATTTAAAGCTGGTATGACAAGAGCATTTAAAGAGTGGACTAAAAAATTAAATCTATTAAAAGAAAAAGATAAGGAATTTGAAGGTGATGATTTAAGAGAAGGAATGACTGCTATAGTTAGAATAAAAATAACTAATCCTATATTTGAAGGACAAACAAAAACAAAGCTTGGTAATACTGAAGCTTATACAATGATGAATGATTTAGCTTATACCAAGTTTTCTGAATGGATAGAAGATAATAAGGATACAGCTAGTTCAATTATTAATAATGCTATAGATGCAGCTGCAAGACGTGAAAAAATAAAAAAAATAAATGAAGCTGAAAAGAAAAAAATAGGTAAGGGAACTGCTCCACTTGCTGGAAAAATAGCGGTTTGTACACTAAAAGATTCTTCGTTTTGTGAATTTATAGTTGTTGAGGGAGATTCAGCTGGTGGATCTGCAAAACAAGCTAGAGATAGAAGATTTCAAACTATAATGCCTTCTAAAGGTAAGATAATGAATACTGAAAAACAAAAGTTAGAAAATGTACTTGGAAGTGAAGAGTTAAAAATATTCAATACTGCAATAGGTACAGGAGTTCTACAAAATTATAGAGAAGAAGATCTTAAATATAATAAAATAATAATAATGTCAGATGCTGATGTAGATGGATATCATATAAGAACTTTATGGATGACCTATATATATAGATATATGAGGCAGATAATATCTAACGGTCATCTTTATATAGCACTTCCTCCTCTATATAAGGTATATAAACAGAATAAGAACAAGGAAATTGTTAGATATGCTTATAGTGATGAAGAATTAGAAAAAGAAAAAAAACAAGTAGGAAAAGGTGCTTTAATACAAAGATATAAAGGACTTGGAGAAATGAATCCAGATCAACTTTGGGAAACAACATTAAATCCTGAAACCAGAACCCTTCAACAGATTACCATAGAAGATGCTGCAAAAGCAGAAAAGATGGTATCACTGCTTATGGGCGATGTAGTTGCGCCTAGAAAAAACTATATGTACAAGTACGCTGTATTTAATGATTAA
- a CDS encoding DNA topoisomerase IV subunit A, whose translation MSKKTTIPVDNNIIKVSIEEAMPENYLPYAVEVAKDRALPDVRDGLKPVHRRILYGSYMLKAFPDKPYYKSARIVGDILGKYHPHGDTSVYDAMVILAQDFTTRKPLIDGHGNWGSQDGDNAAAMRYTEARLTPIAMELIRDIDKGVVDMMDNYSASEKEPEVLPAKYPNLLVNGAFGIAVGLATNIPPHNLKEVIDATIACIDKSDIDTRELMEYIKGPDLPTGGIIIGKKSLLSAYETGEGRVTLRSKTSIERLESGRLGIVITEFPYRRSKAKLLQTISEMTADKKHAKALEAISDIRDESDRTGVRAVIEFKKSSDEETVDKVLKYLFKRTDMQCNISFNMVALAKGKPQTMGLKTILYHYIEHQKDVIRRRTERELEIAAKRFHIVEGFIKAIGIMDEIIKVIRSSKSKKDAGKNLIEGFGFTEVQSEAILELMLYRLTGLEIVAFEKEHKELEKEIKRLNKILSSEKELLKIIKKELIEIREKYGDHRKTTIVENDDEAKINLEELIVEEDIVITMSNEGFIKRIPLKTYNRINAEVGDIEYREGDFNKFLINSNTKSTLMFFTDKGNMYQSKGINIPEFKWKDKGERIESIIKTLDVSQESIVAVYSANDFMESQNLMFFTDRGIVKKTGVDKFNTNYTKIMALKLKNEEKVLKVIIAPKDREETFINIETDKGLKFVVEEPKIEESDRNIMGLQLVNLSSNDKIINIDFTTEFESKTFNLSINRFGIIKASDKNRISSKVLNVSTDSKSKILIFSKDGTVFCTSALILQNIGDQGISIKDIWDDVDKDNIINIISVSDFDNGNIYFFTKKGMVKKTSLKEFEGDYFSTIAYKFKSDKDALINVQLSLNSEEEIVMITKKAMCIRFQGNTINSMGKIASGVTGISLKEDDEVIYSEILSCKKCLNNRFLLKSSQSITIDVDIDDIKIQNRAGRGKCITILEMEDYIKEVKTQSIK comes from the coding sequence ATGTCTAAGAAAACAACAATTCCAGTAGATAATAATATAATAAAAGTTTCTATAGAAGAAGCTATGCCTGAGAACTATCTGCCCTATGCCGTAGAAGTAGCTAAGGATAGGGCTCTTCCTGATGTACGTGATGGACTTAAACCTGTACATAGAAGAATATTGTATGGTTCATATATGCTTAAGGCTTTTCCGGATAAGCCTTATTATAAATCAGCTAGAATAGTAGGAGATATACTTGGTAAATATCATCCTCATGGTGATACATCTGTGTATGATGCTATGGTAATATTGGCTCAAGATTTTACTACAAGAAAACCACTTATAGATGGTCATGGTAATTGGGGAAGTCAAGATGGAGATAATGCTGCTGCTATGCGTTATACTGAGGCAAGACTTACTCCAATTGCTATGGAATTAATAAGGGATATAGATAAAGGTGTAGTGGATATGATGGATAACTATTCTGCTTCTGAAAAAGAACCAGAAGTACTTCCAGCTAAATATCCAAATCTTTTGGTAAATGGAGCCTTTGGAATAGCTGTAGGACTTGCTACTAATATACCACCACATAATTTAAAAGAGGTAATAGATGCAACTATTGCTTGTATTGATAAATCAGATATAGATACAAGAGAACTTATGGAATATATAAAAGGACCTGATTTACCTACAGGTGGAATCATAATAGGAAAAAAATCTCTTCTATCCGCTTATGAAACAGGAGAAGGTAGAGTTACATTAAGATCTAAAACCTCTATAGAAAGATTAGAAAGTGGAAGACTAGGTATTGTTATAACAGAATTTCCTTATAGAAGAAGTAAAGCGAAATTACTTCAAACTATATCTGAAATGACAGCAGATAAAAAACATGCAAAGGCTTTAGAGGCTATTTCTGATATAAGAGATGAGTCAGATAGAACAGGAGTTAGAGCTGTAATAGAATTTAAAAAGTCTTCGGATGAAGAAACTGTAGATAAAGTATTAAAATATCTTTTCAAGAGAACAGATATGCAGTGTAACATTTCTTTTAATATGGTAGCTTTAGCAAAAGGAAAACCTCAAACTATGGGCTTGAAAACCATACTTTATCACTATATAGAGCATCAAAAAGATGTAATAAGAAGAAGAACTGAAAGAGAATTGGAAATAGCAGCTAAAAGATTTCATATTGTTGAAGGTTTTATAAAAGCTATAGGTATAATGGATGAAATCATTAAAGTCATAAGAAGTTCTAAATCAAAAAAGGATGCAGGAAAAAACTTAATAGAAGGTTTTGGTTTTACAGAGGTTCAGTCAGAAGCTATATTAGAACTTATGTTATATAGACTTACAGGACTTGAAATTGTAGCTTTTGAAAAAGAACATAAAGAACTTGAAAAAGAAATAAAAAGATTAAATAAAATACTTTCCAGCGAAAAGGAGCTTTTAAAAATAATAAAAAAAGAGCTTATAGAAATAAGAGAAAAATATGGTGACCATAGAAAAACTACAATAGTTGAAAATGATGATGAGGCTAAAATAAATTTAGAAGAACTTATAGTAGAAGAAGACATAGTTATAACTATGTCTAATGAAGGATTCATTAAAAGGATACCATTAAAAACTTACAATAGAATTAATGCTGAAGTAGGAGATATCGAGTATAGAGAAGGAGATTTTAATAAATTTCTAATTAACTCCAATACTAAAAGTACCCTAATGTTTTTTACTGATAAAGGAAACATGTATCAGAGTAAAGGCATAAATATTCCAGAATTTAAGTGGAAGGATAAAGGGGAAAGAATAGAAAGTATAATAAAAACACTAGATGTAAGTCAAGAAAGTATTGTGGCAGTTTATTCTGCAAATGATTTTATGGAGTCTCAGAATTTAATGTTCTTTACTGATAGAGGAATTGTAAAAAAGACAGGTGTAGATAAATTTAATACTAATTACACTAAGATTATGGCATTAAAGTTAAAAAATGAAGAAAAAGTTTTAAAAGTTATTATTGCACCGAAAGATAGGGAAGAGACCTTTATAAATATTGAAACAGATAAGGGACTTAAATTTGTAGTTGAAGAACCTAAAATAGAAGAATCAGATAGAAATATAATGGGATTGCAATTAGTAAATTTAAGTTCTAATGATAAAATAATAAATATAGATTTTACTACGGAATTTGAGTCTAAAACATTTAATTTAAGTATAAATAGATTTGGAATAATTAAAGCCAGTGATAAAAATAGAATCAGTAGTAAAGTTTTAAATGTGAGCACAGATTCAAAAAGTAAGATTTTGATTTTTTCAAAGGATGGAACTGTATTTTGTACATCAGCTCTTATTCTACAGAATATTGGAGATCAGGGAATAAGCATAAAGGATATATGGGATGATGTTGATAAGGATAATATTATAAATATTATATCTGTTAGTGATTTTGATAATGGCAATATATACTTTTTTACAAAGAAGGGTATGGTTAAGAAGACATCCTTAAAGGAATTTGAAGGAGATTATTTTTCTACTATAGCTTATAAGTTTAAAAGCGATAAGGATGCTTTAATAAATGTTCAATTATCACTAAATAGTGAAGAAGAGATAGTTATGATAACAAAAAAAGCTATGTGTATAAGGTTTCAAGGAAATACTATAAATTCAATGGGAAAGATAGCTTCTGGTGTTACAGGTATAAGCTTGAAAGAAGATGATGAAGTAATTTATTCGGAAATTTTAAGTTGTAAAAAATGTTTAAATAATAGATTTTTATTAAAATCTTCACAAAGTATTACAATTGATGTGGATATTGATGATATTAAGATTCAAAATAGAGCAGGAAGAGGAAAATGTATAACAATATTGGAAATGGAAGATTACATAAAAGAAGTTAAAACTCAATCCATAAAATAA
- a CDS encoding DJ-1 family glyoxalase III: MKKAIVLLAKGFEEVEALTVVDVLRRGGVHCITCSIDGEEEVLGSHSIHVKANNLLEKVDVNKYDAVVIPGGMPGASNLRDSEKVIELVKKFNKENKIVAAICAGPIVLGRAGVLDGKKGTSYPGFEEQLGEVVYSEDMVVQDGNIITSRGPATAIYFAFKILESLEGIKIAENLREAMLLNFVENDILKK, encoded by the coding sequence ATGAAAAAAGCTATAGTCTTATTAGCAAAGGGATTTGAGGAAGTAGAAGCGTTAACAGTAGTAGATGTACTAAGAAGAGGTGGTGTGCACTGTATAACATGTTCTATAGATGGTGAGGAGGAAGTTCTTGGCTCACACAGTATACATGTAAAAGCTAATAATCTTCTGGAAAAGGTAGATGTGAACAAATATGATGCAGTGGTTATTCCAGGAGGAATGCCTGGAGCTTCTAATTTAAGAGATAGTGAAAAAGTAATAGAACTTGTAAAAAAATTCAATAAAGAAAACAAAATCGTAGCAGCTATATGCGCAGGGCCCATAGTTCTTGGAAGGGCAGGAGTGCTTGATGGTAAAAAGGGTACATCTTATCCAGGTTTTGAAGAACAGCTAGGAGAGGTTGTTTATAGTGAAGATATGGTTGTGCAGGATGGTAATATTATAACAAGTAGAGGACCAGCTACAGCTATATATTTTGCATTTAAAATACTTGAAAGCTTAGAAGGCATAAAAATTGCAGAAAATTTGAGAGAAGCTATGCTTCTGAATTTCGTAGAAAATGATATATTAAAAAAATAA
- a CDS encoding MIP/aquaporin family protein translates to MSKMMAEFLGTMILVYLGDGVCANCTLTKSKGQNGGWIVITAGWAIAVGLPAYIFGGISGAHLNPALTIGLAAVGKFPAAEVPGYVIAQMLGGVVGAALVWLTYLPHWEQTEDKAAKLGIFCTAPAIRNLKWNFLTELLATATLVFSIMGIGATKAADGFGTLFVAFLIFALGASLGGPTGYAMNPARDLSPRIAHAILPIAGKGDSDWSYSWVPVLGPIVGGLLGALLFVAVF, encoded by the coding sequence ATGTCAAAAATGATGGCCGAATTTCTAGGAACTATGATTTTGGTGTACTTAGGAGATGGAGTTTGTGCAAACTGTACATTAACTAAAAGTAAAGGTCAAAATGGAGGCTGGATAGTTATAACAGCAGGATGGGCTATAGCAGTTGGACTTCCTGCATATATATTTGGTGGTATAAGTGGAGCACACTTAAATCCAGCACTTACTATAGGGCTAGCTGCTGTAGGTAAATTCCCAGCAGCAGAAGTACCAGGATATGTAATTGCTCAAATGTTAGGTGGTGTAGTAGGAGCAGCTTTAGTATGGTTAACTTATTTACCACACTGGGAACAAACAGAAGATAAGGCAGCTAAGCTTGGAATATTCTGCACAGCTCCAGCTATAAGAAATCTAAAATGGAACTTTTTAACTGAACTTTTAGCTACAGCTACATTAGTATTTAGTATTATGGGTATAGGCGCTACAAAGGCTGCAGATGGATTTGGAACACTTTTTGTAGCATTTCTAATCTTTGCTTTAGGTGCATCTTTGGGAGGACCTACAGGATATGCTATGAATCCAGCCAGAGATTTATCACCAAGAATAGCACATGCTATACTTCCTATAGCAGGAAAAGGTGATTCAGATTGGTCTTATTCTTGGGTACCAGTTTTGGGACCTATAGTTGGAGGACTTCTAGGTGCTTTATTATTTGTTGCTGTATTTTAA
- a CDS encoding sigma-54-dependent Fis family transcriptional regulator, whose protein sequence is MNILTSKSDIELSHERCERFSIDLHQVYSKKIISHGELQKRFSDNRNLIVTAAPYMEQLINFVKGFNFFMLLTDGEGCILNAIGDEKILSKAFSLKMLPGAFMNEENIGTNAMSMVINSRKPIQVSGKDHFIKAYHNWTCSAAPIKDSHGQLIGVLNLTGYIECVHSHTLGMVIAASNAIEEMLKVKEYNRIQNINNKHVKNIFNSIPVAIITSDMNGKIKICNNKALDMFGSNSINKLKAYEMNQLIENWSEIKNAIYLGESFSREVNIRTLRNNFRCNLMVSSIYNCEEDDIEVVYVFEETKKIKKKNDGQAYYTFDKVIGQDENFMKVVEYAKKISDSKSTILIMGESGTGKEVFAQSIHNYSSRVDGPFIALNCGAIPKQLIESELFGYDEGAFTGAKKGGNRGKFELADGGTIMLDEIGEMPLDMQTKLLRVVQEGVITRIGSSSSIPVDVRIIAATNRDLKKEVELGRFRKDLYYRLNVLPLFLPPLRERKGDIPLIIRYLIKNISERLGKKEPSISEEWLKEIISYNWPGNIRELENVVELIINTESIPAGYFQKGNCYNEVLINISEDSLKLDFAEKEHLIKVLKKFKGNITHSAEALGIRRNTLYSKIKKYNIEI, encoded by the coding sequence ATGAATATACTTACTTCTAAGTCAGATATAGAACTTTCGCATGAGAGATGTGAAAGATTTAGCATTGATTTACATCAAGTTTATAGTAAAAAAATTATATCTCATGGAGAACTGCAGAAGAGATTTTCGGATAACAGAAATTTAATAGTAACTGCAGCACCGTATATGGAACAATTAATTAACTTTGTAAAAGGATTTAATTTTTTTATGCTCCTTACAGATGGGGAAGGATGTATACTAAATGCTATAGGTGATGAAAAGATACTTTCAAAAGCATTTTCTTTAAAGATGCTGCCTGGGGCTTTTATGAATGAAGAAAACATTGGAACTAACGCTATGAGTATGGTTATAAATAGCAGAAAGCCAATTCAAGTTTCAGGAAAAGATCATTTTATAAAAGCATATCATAATTGGACTTGTTCGGCAGCGCCTATAAAAGATAGTCACGGACAACTTATAGGTGTTTTAAATCTTACTGGATATATTGAATGTGTACATTCACATACATTAGGAATGGTTATAGCAGCATCTAATGCTATAGAAGAGATGTTGAAGGTAAAAGAATATAATAGAATTCAAAATATAAATAATAAGCATGTAAAAAATATATTTAATTCCATTCCTGTTGCTATAATAACATCTGATATGAATGGAAAAATAAAAATTTGTAACAATAAGGCATTAGATATGTTTGGCAGCAACAGTATCAATAAATTAAAGGCATACGAAATGAATCAACTTATAGAAAACTGGAGTGAAATAAAGAACGCTATATACTTAGGTGAAAGTTTTTCACGAGAGGTAAACATAAGGACATTAAGAAACAACTTTAGATGTAATTTAATGGTTAGTTCAATATATAATTGTGAAGAGGATGATATTGAAGTAGTATATGTTTTTGAAGAAACTAAAAAAATAAAGAAAAAAAATGATGGTCAGGCTTATTATACTTTTGATAAGGTAATTGGACAAGATGAGAATTTTATGAAGGTTGTAGAATATGCTAAGAAAATTTCTGATAGTAAATCAACTATACTTATAATGGGGGAAAGTGGAACTGGAAAAGAGGTATTTGCACAATCTATTCATAATTATAGCAGTAGAGTTGATGGTCCTTTTATAGCTTTAAACTGTGGAGCAATTCCAAAGCAGCTTATAGAATCTGAACTTTTTGGATATGATGAAGGTGCTTTTACAGGTGCTAAAAAAGGCGGTAATCGTGGAAAATTTGAATTAGCAGATGGTGGAACTATAATGCTAGATGAAATAGGAGAAATGCCTCTTGATATGCAAACAAAACTTTTAAGAGTTGTACAAGAAGGTGTAATAACAAGGATTGGAAGTTCAAGTTCTATACCTGTAGATGTAAGAATAATAGCTGCTACAAATAGAGATTTAAAAAAAGAGGTGGAACTTGGAAGGTTTAGAAAGGATCTATATTATAGACTTAATGTATTACCACTATTTTTACCGCCTTTAAGAGAAAGAAAAGGTGATATACCTCTTATTATTAGATACTTAATTAAAAATATATCAGAAAGATTAGGAAAGAAAGAACCTTCTATATCAGAGGAATGGTTGAAAGAAATTATTAGCTATAACTGGCCAGGTAATATAAGAGAATTAGAAAATGTTGTTGAATTAATTATAAATACTGAATCTATCCCTGCAGGTTACTTCCAAAAGGGAAACTGCTATAATGAGGTATTGATAAATATCAGTGAAGATTCACTAAAATTGGATTTTGCAGAGAAGGAACATCTAATTAAAGTATTAAAGAAATTTAAAGGGAATATTACTCATTCCGCAGAAGCATTAGGGATAAGGAGAAATACTTTATATAGTAAGATAAAAAAATATAATATAGAAATTTAA
- the glpK gene encoding glycerol kinase GlpK: protein MAKYVMALDQGTTSSRCILFNEKGLIVSVAQKEFKQIYPEAGWVEHDPMEIWATQFAVASEALLKANISADDVAAIGITNQRETTVVWDKRTGLPIYNAIVWQCRRTSSYCDELKAKGIDKIIKEKTGLILDAYFSGTKVKWILDNIPGARKEAEAGNLAFGNIDTWLMWNLTKGKIHVTDYTNASRTMLFNIHELKWDKELLEILDIPESMLPEVKPSSCVYGETDEKLFGAPIKIAGDAGDQQAALFGQTCFKPGTAKNTYGTGCFLLMNTGEKAVESKNGLLTTIAVGIDGKVEYALEGSIFIGGAAIQWLRDELRMIKSAPESEKYCTAVEDTNGVYLVPAFVGIGAPYWDQYARGTMVGLTRGAKKEHFIRATVESLAYQTYDVLKAMQEDSGIELKALKVDGGACANNFLMQFQSDILGVQVDRPEVIETTALGAAYLAGIAVGYWKNRDDVVKNWALSKSFEPNMEEDKKGKLLEGWHEAVKRSMGWAK, encoded by the coding sequence ATGGCGAAGTATGTAATGGCATTGGATCAAGGAACTACAAGTTCAAGGTGTATATTATTTAATGAAAAGGGTTTAATTGTAAGTGTAGCTCAAAAAGAATTCAAACAAATATATCCAGAAGCAGGCTGGGTTGAGCATGATCCGATGGAAATATGGGCTACTCAATTTGCTGTAGCATCAGAAGCTTTATTAAAAGCTAATATAAGTGCAGATGATGTAGCTGCTATAGGTATTACAAATCAAAGAGAAACTACAGTAGTATGGGATAAGAGAACTGGATTACCTATATATAATGCAATAGTTTGGCAGTGTAGAAGAACTTCCTCATATTGTGATGAATTAAAAGCTAAGGGCATAGATAAAATTATAAAGGAAAAAACTGGTCTTATATTAGATGCATATTTCTCAGGAACAAAAGTAAAATGGATACTTGATAATATACCAGGTGCTAGAAAAGAAGCAGAAGCAGGAAATTTAGCTTTTGGTAATATAGATACTTGGCTTATGTGGAATTTAACAAAAGGTAAAATTCATGTAACCGATTATACAAATGCATCTAGAACTATGCTGTTTAACATACATGAATTGAAATGGGATAAAGAATTATTAGAGATTTTAGATATACCAGAATCCATGCTTCCAGAAGTAAAACCATCAAGTTGTGTATATGGTGAAACTGATGAAAAGTTATTTGGAGCACCAATTAAGATAGCAGGTGATGCAGGAGATCAACAAGCTGCTTTATTTGGACAAACATGCTTTAAACCAGGAACAGCTAAAAATACTTATGGTACAGGATGTTTCTTGCTTATGAATACAGGAGAAAAAGCTGTTGAATCTAAAAATGGATTATTAACAACTATAGCAGTTGGTATAGATGGAAAGGTTGAATATGCTTTAGAAGGAAGTATATTTATAGGAGGAGCTGCTATACAATGGCTTAGAGATGAACTTAGAATGATTAAATCTGCTCCAGAATCAGAAAAATATTGTACAGCAGTAGAAGATACTAATGGAGTATACTTAGTTCCTGCTTTTGTAGGAATAGGTGCACCATATTGGGATCAATATGCTAGAGGTACAATGGTTGGATTAACTAGAGGTGCTAAAAAGGAGCATTTTATAAGAGCTACAGTAGAGTCACTTGCATATCAAACTTATGATGTACTTAAAGCTATGCAAGAAGATTCAGGTATAGAACTTAAGGCTTTAAAAGTAGATGGAGGAGCATGTGCTAACAATTTCTTAATGCAATTCCAGTCAGATATATTAGGCGTACAAGTTGATAGACCAGAAGTAATTGAAACTACAGCACTTGGAGCAGCTTACCTTGCTGGTATTGCTGTAGGATATTGGAAAAATAGAGATGATGTAGTTAAAAATTGGGCTCTATCAAAGAGCTTTGAACCTAACATGGAAGAAGACAAAAAAGGAAAATTACTAGAAGGATGGCATGAAGCTGTAAAGAGATCTATGGGATGGGCTAAATAA